A genomic stretch from Achromobacter spanius includes:
- a CDS encoding ABC transporter permease, translating into MHSAPPLNSAATAAQATPIRVIPWATWLHRVFVVLMYAFMLCPIVLVVWLSFFKDAILYFPPSGYTLSWYVKAWDNPAFANGFLFSLQVSLVAAAIGVVMGVLAAVGIARYRFQGSKGVNTLLLSPLLIPGIVAGVGIYLFYLRAEEVLDQDIVGTFGGLIIAHVCLTIPWTVRLVTAGMAGLDGSIEEAARNLGASAPKAFMRVTLPMLRPSIVAAALFSFVVSFENLELSLSLVGPGRTTLPIAIMQYLEFNLDPTIASVASVQILLLGIIMLVTDRYVKLSQVV; encoded by the coding sequence TTGCATAGCGCGCCTCCCTTGAACTCGGCCGCCACTGCCGCCCAGGCCACGCCCATACGCGTGATTCCGTGGGCAACGTGGCTGCATCGGGTCTTCGTCGTATTGATGTATGCGTTCATGCTCTGCCCCATCGTGCTGGTGGTCTGGTTGAGCTTTTTCAAGGACGCCATCCTCTATTTCCCCCCGTCGGGCTACACGCTGTCCTGGTACGTGAAAGCGTGGGACAACCCCGCGTTCGCCAACGGCTTCCTGTTCAGCCTGCAAGTGTCGCTGGTGGCCGCCGCCATTGGCGTGGTGATGGGCGTGCTGGCCGCCGTCGGCATTGCGCGTTACCGCTTCCAGGGCAGCAAGGGCGTCAACACCTTGCTGCTGTCGCCCTTGCTGATACCCGGAATCGTGGCGGGCGTGGGCATCTACCTGTTCTATCTGCGCGCTGAAGAAGTGTTGGACCAGGACATCGTCGGCACTTTCGGCGGCCTGATCATCGCGCACGTCTGCCTGACGATTCCCTGGACGGTGCGACTGGTCACGGCAGGCATGGCCGGGCTGGACGGCTCCATCGAGGAAGCCGCGCGCAACCTGGGCGCCAGCGCGCCCAAAGCCTTCATGCGCGTGACGCTGCCCATGCTGCGCCCGTCCATCGTGGCGGCCGCGCTGTTCAGTTTCGTGGTGTCTTTTGAAAACCTGGAACTGTCGCTCTCACTGGTGGGGCCGGGCCGCACCACGCTGCCGATCGCCATCATGCAGTACCTGGAATTCAATCTGGACCCGACCATCGCTTCGGTGGCTTCGGTGCAAATCTTGCTGTTGGGCATCATCATGCTTGTGACCGACCGCTATGTGAAACTCAGTCAGGTGGTGTAA